The following proteins come from a genomic window of Martelella lutilitoris:
- a CDS encoding arginase family protein, which yields MTESVDLGVLFGAAADTKTFLGLDACGELTTLDAPIAIIGAPCATPYASAGAYCRNAPDALRRATAPLTANVDHFDFDLGGPVFPESGLRAVDCGNLPFDENDAAGNRGTIRKAVSTVISRGAVPVLLGGDDSIPIPMIDALSETGRKYTIVQIDAHIDWRDSHMGENMGLSSTMRRASEMGHIERIIQVGARGIGSARASDVEDARRWGASLFTAHQLGRDGLEPVLDMIPDGTDVIVCFDADAFDSTLVPGVIARGPGGLSYFQTLDLLFGIAKRGRIAAMDFVEFMPERDIDGLGALSFARVITSALGILARQRAAAKPV from the coding sequence ATGACTGAATCCGTCGATCTCGGCGTTCTTTTCGGCGCAGCCGCCGACACCAAAACCTTCCTCGGGCTGGACGCCTGCGGTGAGCTGACGACGCTCGACGCCCCGATTGCCATCATCGGCGCGCCCTGCGCCACGCCCTATGCCAGCGCCGGCGCCTATTGCCGCAATGCTCCCGATGCGCTCAGGCGGGCAACCGCGCCCCTGACAGCCAATGTCGACCATTTCGATTTCGATCTCGGCGGTCCGGTGTTTCCCGAGTCCGGTCTGCGCGCCGTCGATTGCGGCAACCTGCCCTTCGACGAAAACGATGCGGCGGGCAACCGGGGCACGATCCGCAAGGCCGTCAGCACGGTCATCTCGCGCGGGGCCGTTCCCGTCCTGCTCGGTGGCGACGATTCCATTCCGATCCCGATGATCGACGCGCTGTCCGAGACCGGTCGTAAATATACCATCGTTCAGATCGACGCGCATATCGACTGGCGCGATTCCCACATGGGCGAGAACATGGGGCTGTCGTCGACAATGCGCCGGGCATCCGAAATGGGCCATATCGAGCGGATCATTCAGGTCGGCGCGCGCGGCATCGGCTCGGCAAGGGCGTCGGACGTCGAGGATGCCAGGCGTTGGGGCGCCAGCCTCTTTACCGCCCATCAGCTCGGTCGCGACGGCCTCGAGCCGGTGCTCGACATGATCCCGGATGGCACCGATGTCATCGTTTGTTTCGATGCCGACGCGTTCGATTCCACGCTTGTGCCGGGCGTGATCGCGCGCGGTCCGGGCGGGCTCTCCTATTTCCAGACCCTCGACCTTCTGTTCGGGATTGCCAAACGCGGCCGCATCGCCGCGATGGATTTTGTCGAATTCATGCCGGAGCGCGATATCGATGGGCTGGGCGCGCTGTCGTTTGCCCGCGTCATCACTTCCGCGCTCGGCATTCTCGCCCGTCAGCGCGCGGCGGCAAAACCTGTCTAG
- a CDS encoding ABC transporter permease, giving the protein MNWDIIAENRLLFLEGAKLTLVLTFFALLLAFAIAVPLSFLRNSNNRAIRGAVHAYTLVFRGTPLLVQLFLIYFGLAQFELIQTSFLWPWLSSPMVCVLMALALNSGAYTTEIFAGALRHIPHGEIEASRAFGIPPLAAARRILLPAMLTRALPLYGNEMIMMLHATSLASTVTLLETTGVARQISLNDYIQFEPYVTAAGIYLVMTFVLVSAFQLVQRRYAGYLQPRLH; this is encoded by the coding sequence ATGAACTGGGATATCATCGCCGAAAACCGCCTCCTGTTTCTCGAAGGCGCGAAGCTGACACTGGTGCTGACCTTTTTCGCCCTTCTACTGGCCTTTGCTATCGCCGTGCCGCTGTCTTTCCTGCGCAACAGCAATAACCGTGCGATCCGCGGCGCGGTTCACGCCTATACGCTGGTCTTTCGCGGAACCCCGCTTCTGGTGCAGCTCTTCCTGATCTATTTCGGCCTGGCGCAGTTCGAACTGATCCAGACGAGTTTTCTGTGGCCCTGGCTTTCAAGCCCGATGGTCTGTGTGCTGATGGCGCTTGCGCTGAATTCCGGGGCTTACACCACCGAGATATTTGCCGGTGCGCTTCGGCACATTCCGCACGGCGAGATCGAGGCGTCGCGCGCCTTCGGAATTCCCCCGCTTGCCGCGGCCCGACGCATCCTGCTGCCGGCCATGCTGACTCGTGCGCTGCCGCTTTACGGCAACGAGATGATCATGATGCTGCATGCGACCTCGCTTGCGAGCACGGTGACGCTTCTGGAGACGACCGGCGTCGCTCGGCAGATCTCGCTCAACGACTATATCCAGTTCGAACCCTACGTGACAGCGGCCGGTATCTATCTGGTAATGACATTCGTGCTGGTCTCCGCCTTCCAGCTCGTTCAGCGCCGCTATGCCGGATACCTGCAGCCAAGACTTCACTGA
- a CDS encoding ABC transporter permease, with the protein MLVDYTWTILAGGGMTLLLAFAALLLSTLIGMAAALAKRSHSRPLRGAAEAYTFIVRGIPDLVMILLVFYSLPALLNQLFQLWGLDWWVEFPPLATGIATLGLIFGAYMTETFRFALENIPHGQIEAAQAFGLARARIFFRIVLPQLIRLALPGFTNNWLVLAKATALVSLIGLQDVMFRAKGAAEATGQPFTFYLVAGAFYLALTLLSTFCLARVAAHFNAGMRKAGA; encoded by the coding sequence ATGCTCGTCGATTACACCTGGACGATCCTGGCAGGAGGAGGGATGACCCTTCTCCTGGCCTTTGCGGCGCTGTTGCTGTCGACGCTGATCGGCATGGCGGCAGCGCTCGCCAAGCGCTCGCACAGCCGGCCGTTGCGGGGCGCGGCCGAGGCCTACACCTTCATCGTTCGCGGTATTCCGGACCTCGTCATGATCCTGCTGGTGTTCTACAGCCTGCCGGCGCTGCTCAACCAGCTGTTCCAGCTCTGGGGTCTGGACTGGTGGGTCGAGTTTCCGCCGCTTGCGACCGGGATTGCGACGCTGGGGCTGATTTTCGGCGCCTATATGACCGAAACCTTCCGCTTTGCACTGGAAAACATTCCGCATGGCCAGATCGAGGCGGCACAGGCCTTCGGCCTCGCACGGGCGCGGATCTTCTTTCGGATCGTGCTGCCGCAGCTCATCCGGCTGGCGCTGCCAGGGTTTACCAACAACTGGCTGGTGCTGGCCAAGGCAACGGCGCTGGTTTCGCTGATCGGACTTCAGGACGTCATGTTCCGGGCCAAGGGCGCAGCTGAAGCGACGGGACAGCCCTTTACCTTCTATCTCGTTGCGGGCGCATTCTATCTGGCCCTCACGCTGCTTTCCACATTCTGCCTCGCGCGCGTCGCGGCGCATTTCAATGCGGGCATGAGAAAGGCCGGAGCATGA
- a CDS encoding transporter substrate-binding domain-containing protein: MKRLLSAAAIALALATGTAYAQTGEKVIVATDATFPPFESIDKDGKLVGYDIDLMTAVCEAAELNCVISNAAWEGMIPGLISGKYDALISQLTVTDKRRKVIAFSDIYSHPIFRFVAARDSDLTITPEGLADKTIAVQRGTPMDAYVTRVYADSDIKRYDTGSAPYLDLESKRADVVLSYQAQITAGFLGGDKAESYELVGPQLTGEDAPEFGEGVAIAISKKNTALLEEINKGLEIVRENGTLDALNAQYFGD; the protein is encoded by the coding sequence ATGAAAAGACTGCTTTCCGCCGCCGCCATCGCGCTTGCCCTTGCGACCGGCACGGCTTACGCCCAGACCGGCGAAAAGGTCATCGTCGCAACGGACGCGACCTTCCCGCCGTTCGAATCGATCGACAAGGACGGCAAGCTCGTCGGATACGACATCGACCTGATGACGGCCGTGTGCGAGGCCGCCGAACTTAACTGCGTCATCTCCAATGCCGCCTGGGAGGGGATGATCCCCGGCCTTATCAGCGGCAAATACGATGCGCTGATTTCGCAGCTGACGGTGACCGACAAGCGCCGCAAGGTCATCGCTTTCAGCGACATCTACAGCCATCCGATCTTCCGTTTCGTCGCGGCTAGGGACTCGGACCTTACGATCACGCCGGAAGGTCTTGCCGACAAGACCATCGCCGTTCAGCGCGGCACGCCGATGGATGCCTATGTCACCCGCGTCTACGCCGACTCCGATATCAAGCGCTACGACACCGGCAGCGCGCCTTATCTCGATCTGGAAAGCAAGCGCGCCGATGTCGTGCTCAGCTACCAGGCACAGATCACGGCGGGTTTCCTGGGCGGCGACAAGGCTGAAAGTTATGAGCTTGTCGGCCCGCAGTTGACCGGAGAAGACGCGCCGGAATTCGGCGAGGGCGTGGCGATCGCGATCAGCAAGAAAAACACCGCGCTTTTGGAAGAGATCAACAAGGGCCTCGAGATCGTCCGTGAAAACGGCACGCTGGATGCGCTCAACGCCCAGTATTTCGGTGACTGA